A single region of the Thermovenabulum gondwanense genome encodes:
- a CDS encoding thioredoxin family protein, producing MNIKILGMGCAKCKALEENTRAALQELGIEAQIEKVQDINKITEYVMVTPALVINEEVKVSGKVATKEEVKKFIQEYLK from the coding sequence ATGAACATTAAAATCCTTGGCATGGGCTGTGCAAAATGCAAGGCATTAGAAGAAAACACAAGGGCAGCTTTGCAGGAGCTCGGCATTGAAGCACAAATAGAAAAGGTTCAGGATATCAATAAAATTACCGAGTATGTAATGGTTACACCTGCCCTCGTAATTAACGAAGAAGTAAAGGTATCGGGTAAGGTGGCTACAAAAGAGGAAGTAAAAAAATTTATCCAGGAATATTTAAAATAA
- a CDS encoding peptidoglycan-binding domain-containing protein, translated as MAPVQGVKFFKVDAVSAATGSGNTTEQNQTPAQPAQPKTQTQTTTTEKPAETKVTTTSATTTAVTVKEIKRLLALHSYGEDVKLLQTMLNKLGYKLKVDGIFGPKTLAAVQDFQKKNNLKVDGIVGPKTLAKLVPAAGLVVAAKPEQQKPAEKPVVKEETVAVKIGKVDYAAHGTKCFTVAIAAVAGDKIVAAYIDDYQFMPANVAKGVPNSGADFGKNYPQGYVLGSKLTNADYYSNNMKTKGGATRTVNENFSGIINYVKGKTIAELEAQLAEKNKEEMKEAVDAVTGATLEDTHGYITAIVEAAKVAKAASDEKAIKVNVKDLPNLKIGKVDYAAHGTKCFTLASAVVLGDKIVAAVFDDYQFMPAASAKGVPNSDQEFGKNYPQGYVLASKLTNADYYSNNMKTKGGATRTVVENFTSIVDYVKGKSIVELSSQLSGSTKEEVKEHVDAITGATLEDTYGYIAAIVEAAKVAK; from the coding sequence GTGGCACCGGTACAGGGGGTAAAATTCTTTAAGGTAGATGCAGTATCCGCAGCTACCGGTTCGGGAAATACCACCGAACAAAACCAGACCCCGGCTCAGCCGGCCCAACCCAAAACGCAAACTCAAACCACTACTACTGAAAAACCTGCTGAAACCAAGGTTACAACTACTTCAGCAACTACTACAGCAGTCACAGTAAAGGAAATTAAGCGTCTTCTTGCATTACATTCCTACGGCGAAGATGTAAAACTCCTGCAGACAATGCTGAATAAACTCGGCTACAAATTGAAGGTAGACGGCATCTTTGGTCCAAAAACCCTTGCAGCGGTACAGGATTTTCAGAAGAAAAATAATCTAAAAGTAGATGGAATAGTAGGTCCTAAGACCCTCGCAAAACTAGTACCTGCTGCAGGCCTTGTAGTTGCTGCTAAACCTGAACAGCAAAAACCTGCTGAAAAACCAGTAGTTAAAGAAGAAACCGTTGCAGTTAAAATCGGAAAAGTTGATTATGCCGCTCACGGCACAAAATGTTTCACAGTAGCAATCGCAGCGGTAGCAGGGGATAAGATTGTTGCAGCCTACATAGACGATTATCAGTTTATGCCAGCTAATGTTGCAAAAGGCGTTCCCAACTCCGGTGCAGATTTTGGCAAGAACTATCCGCAGGGCTACGTCCTTGGCTCCAAGCTCACCAACGCCGACTACTACAGCAACAACATGAAGACAAAAGGCGGAGCCACCAGGACAGTCAACGAGAACTTCTCAGGAATAATCAATTACGTAAAAGGCAAGACCATAGCAGAACTTGAAGCCCAGCTTGCTGAAAAGAACAAGGAAGAAATGAAGGAAGCCGTTGATGCGGTAACCGGCGCAACCCTCGAAGATACCCACGGCTATATTACCGCTATCGTTGAAGCCGCAAAGGTTGCAAAAGCCGCCAGCGACGAAAAAGCAATAAAAGTTAACGTAAAGGACCTTCCCAACCTCAAGATAGGTAAGGTGGATTATGCAGCCCACGGTACAAAATGCTTTACATTAGCTTCTGCGGTGGTACTTGGCGACAAGATAGTTGCCGCTGTCTTTGACGATTATCAGTTCATGCCCGCTGCTTCGGCAAAAGGCGTTCCCAATTCCGATCAGGAATTTGGCAAAAACTATCCGCAGGGCTACGTCCTCGCCTCCAAGCTCACCAACGCTGATTACTACAGCAATAACATGAAGACAAAAGGCGGAGCCACCAGAACTGTTGTCGAAAACTTCACCAGCATTGTAGATTATGTAAAAGGTAAATCAATAGTAGAACTTTCTTCTCAATTATCAGGAAGCACAAAAGAAGAAGTAAAAGAACATGTGGATGCGATAACCGGCGCTACCCTTGAAGACACCTACGGCTACATCGCCGCTATAGTTGAAGCCGCTAAAGTAGCAAAATAA
- a CDS encoding type 1 glutamine amidotransferase domain-containing protein, translating to MELKGKKIIMLAEEGFEDLELWYPVIRLREEGCEVTIVGTGSSKTYRGKYGLSVEVNQEVEGILVKDYDALLVPGGWAPDKLRRYKKVLDMVKEFYDEGKLLATICHGPWVFISAKVVKGHKMTCVNAIIDDVVNAGAIYEDKEVVVDKNIITSRTPKDLPAYMRAIIGYLKK from the coding sequence ATGGAATTAAAAGGAAAAAAAATAATAATGCTGGCTGAGGAGGGATTTGAAGATTTAGAGTTGTGGTACCCGGTAATACGTCTAAGAGAAGAAGGATGTGAAGTAACAATTGTAGGTACTGGAAGTTCAAAAACTTATAGAGGTAAATACGGGTTAAGTGTAGAAGTAAATCAGGAAGTAGAAGGCATATTGGTAAAGGATTACGATGCTCTCTTAGTGCCGGGAGGATGGGCTCCTGATAAACTTAGAAGATATAAAAAAGTGTTAGACATGGTTAAAGAATTTTACGATGAGGGGAAACTTTTGGCTACGATTTGCCATGGGCCGTGGGTTTTCATTTCTGCTAAGGTAGTAAAAGGGCATAAAATGACCTGTGTTAACGCCATTATAGATGATGTGGTAAATGCAGGAGCAATTTATGAAGATAAAGAGGTTGTTGTTGATAAAAATATTATTACATCAAGAACTCCCAAGGATTTGCCAGCATATATGAGGGCAATAATAGGGTATTTGAAAAAATAA
- the plsY gene encoding glycerol-3-phosphate 1-O-acyltransferase PlsY, protein MLKYIVFALLSYLFGSISFAYIICKKYYGIDIRKYGSGNPGTTNVLRTVGTRAAALVYIADFSKGFLAVMIGRLFGGPIFGVFCGLFAIIGHDYSLFLGFNGGKGIATSMGVGFAISPLAALLSTLAGGAVIFLTRYVSLGSITGITLFPIFLGIFGYKSLYIFYALIMAAIAVYRHKSNIKRLLEGKENKLGQKK, encoded by the coding sequence ATGCTAAAATACATCGTATTTGCTCTTCTAAGTTATTTATTTGGTTCCATTTCCTTTGCGTATATCATATGTAAAAAGTATTACGGTATTGATATAAGAAAATACGGAAGCGGTAACCCCGGAACCACCAATGTTTTAAGGACGGTAGGAACAAGGGCGGCAGCTTTAGTTTATATTGCGGATTTTTCAAAGGGTTTCCTGGCGGTAATGATAGGCAGGTTATTTGGAGGGCCAATATTTGGAGTGTTTTGCGGGCTTTTTGCAATTATAGGGCATGATTATTCTTTATTTTTAGGTTTTAACGGGGGTAAGGGTATTGCTACCAGTATGGGGGTAGGATTTGCCATATCGCCCCTTGCGGCACTTTTGTCCACCCTGGCGGGAGGAGCGGTAATATTTTTAACCCGCTACGTATCCTTAGGGTCTATAACAGGAATAACCCTTTTTCCAATTTTCCTTGGCATTTTTGGGTATAAAAGTTTATACATTTTTTACGCGCTCATAATGGCAGCAATTGCCGTATACCGGCACAAAAGCAACATTAAAAGGCTACTGGAAGGAAAGGAAAATAAGCTGGGACAAAAAAAATAG
- a CDS encoding formate/nitrite transporter family protein, protein MEKNFLTPEETAKVLIEVSRKKSRMSVVNMILLGIFAGIYIGLGAQGSITVMQTLKNIDTGLMRFMGAVVFPVGLMMVVLCGAELFTGNNLMVIGLLDKKINFKDLFRNWFVVYFANFIGSVLLAVIIVKSGILNSKMIETAIGIASGKMSLSYSQAILRGTLCNFLVVVAVWMSTAARDVVSKIFSSFFPIMLFVLSGYEHSIANMYFIPLAKFLGFSVSWWEIFSKNLLPVTFGNLIGGAIMVPFVYYYCYINENRKDDFKTA, encoded by the coding sequence ATGGAAAAAAATTTTTTAACACCTGAAGAAACAGCTAAAGTTTTGATAGAAGTCAGCAGGAAAAAAAGCAGAATGTCCGTTGTAAATATGATTTTATTAGGGATTTTTGCCGGTATTTACATAGGCCTCGGGGCTCAGGGGAGTATTACGGTGATGCAGACGCTAAAAAATATTGATACGGGGCTCATGAGATTTATGGGGGCTGTAGTATTCCCGGTGGGGCTGATGATGGTGGTTTTATGCGGAGCTGAGCTTTTTACCGGAAATAACCTAATGGTGATAGGACTTTTGGATAAAAAAATTAATTTTAAAGATTTATTTAGAAACTGGTTTGTGGTGTATTTTGCAAATTTTATTGGCTCGGTTTTATTAGCTGTAATAATTGTAAAGAGCGGAATATTAAATTCAAAAATGATAGAGACTGCAATCGGAATTGCTTCAGGTAAAATGTCCCTGAGCTATTCCCAGGCAATTTTAAGAGGAACGCTTTGTAATTTTCTGGTGGTTGTTGCTGTATGGATGTCAACGGCTGCAAGAGATGTGGTTTCAAAAATATTTTCCAGCTTTTTTCCTATAATGCTATTTGTACTATCCGGGTATGAACACAGTATAGCAAATATGTATTTTATTCCCCTTGCTAAATTTTTAGGCTTTTCCGTTAGCTGGTGGGAAATTTTTTCAAAGAATCTTTTGCCCGTTACTTTCGGCAATTTAATCGGTGGCGCCATAATGGTTCCGTTCGTATATTATTATTGTTATATCAATGAAAACCGAAAAGACGATTTTAAAACCGCTTAA
- a CDS encoding tRNA (adenine-N1)-methyltransferase, translating to MTEGLSNLRLIVDDNGFKKVADISKDKKIGMPNGHLDPEFLRNLTPGSSFEFNGRKFYVFECGIFEYVMYKLKRQTQIVYPKEGYYIMMKLDIGPGKKVGEAGTGSGAFTVCLSKAVGPEGKVYTYEQREEFYNLAMKNYNEGKVFDNVVFYNRSINEGIEERDLDAFFLDVREPWEVMERVREALKPSGNLGIIVPTVNQVSETMKSLIDNNFYIDEAVEIMTRRFKINPERLRPEDMMIGHTGYLIFAKKMI from the coding sequence TTGACGGAAGGTTTGAGCAACCTCAGGCTAATAGTTGATGATAATGGATTTAAAAAGGTCGCGGATATTTCCAAGGACAAAAAAATTGGTATGCCAAACGGTCATTTAGACCCGGAATTTTTAAGGAATTTGACTCCTGGCAGCTCCTTTGAATTTAATGGCAGGAAATTCTACGTCTTTGAATGCGGCATTTTTGAATATGTGATGTATAAGCTCAAGAGGCAAACCCAGATTGTTTACCCTAAGGAAGGATATTATATAATGATGAAATTGGACATCGGTCCGGGGAAAAAGGTTGGGGAAGCCGGCACCGGTTCGGGTGCATTTACTGTATGCCTATCGAAAGCGGTAGGTCCTGAGGGAAAGGTATACACCTACGAACAGAGGGAAGAATTCTATAATCTGGCCATGAAGAATTATAATGAAGGAAAAGTTTTCGACAATGTGGTTTTCTACAACAGGTCCATTAATGAGGGAATAGAAGAAAGGGATCTGGATGCCTTTTTCTTGGATGTGAGAGAACCATGGGAGGTTATGGAAAGAGTAAGGGAAGCATTAAAACCCTCGGGGAACCTGGGTATTATTGTACCTACCGTAAATCAGGTTAGTGAAACCATGAAAAGTTTAATTGACAACAATTTTTACATTGATGAAGCTGTAGAAATAATGACCCGCAGGTTTAAAATAAATCCGGAGAGACTTCGCCCTGAAGATATGATGATTGGGCACACGGGTTACCTTATTTTTGCAAAAAAAATGATTTGA
- a CDS encoding P-II family nitrogen regulator: MYLFVIILNKPEKLMKVLDVMKKNGSKGATVIDSIGAGEIMKKQEEDLPMIASIKRLKEEGFYTNKTILSVVEDIKTLQKIAQAIEDEVGNFSDKTMGIMFSMPLNMVRGGKIGRFDRVFE; this comes from the coding sequence ATGTATCTTTTTGTGATAATATTAAATAAGCCGGAAAAATTAATGAAGGTTTTGGATGTGATGAAAAAAAACGGTTCAAAAGGGGCAACGGTAATAGATTCAATTGGTGCAGGGGAAATCATGAAAAAACAGGAAGAAGATCTACCCATGATAGCCAGCATAAAGCGGTTAAAGGAGGAGGGTTTTTACACCAATAAGACCATTTTATCCGTGGTAGAAGACATAAAAACCCTTCAAAAAATTGCTCAGGCTATAGAGGATGAGGTGGGAAACTTCTCGGATAAAACCATGGGAATTATGTTTTCCATGCCCCTGAATATGGTGAGAGGCGGGAAAATTGGAAGGTTTGATAGGGTATTTGAATAA
- a CDS encoding cation:proton antiporter, translating to MEILELAVILAAARIGGYLASRFNQSNVLGQIIAGIIIGPSILNIVHSSDGLEFLAQIGVLLLMFLAGLETDTEELLSSGISSTTIALGGVVLPFLMGTYVALFMKASLKEALFLGTILTATSVSITVQTLREMNKLNSREGITIMAAAVIDDVLGILILTGVSSFITGKGNLMEVIVKILIFAFAVAITGFLILKFQRNFYNLMSGTRSATAALVFCFLLSFFAEEVEIAAITGAYLAGVLLSNTLYKEKIIKQIESPAFLFFTPVFFTNIGLKADVKTMLSGIAFSLAIILVAVLGKIIGCGLISKLFKFNWRESLAVGMGMVPRGEVALIIVDLGLKKGIVSHRVFATSVLMVLFTTIIPPLFLKSIFKEEAGALK from the coding sequence TTGGAAATTTTAGAGCTTGCAGTAATACTTGCAGCAGCAAGAATAGGTGGGTATTTAGCTTCAAGATTTAATCAGTCCAATGTACTGGGGCAGATAATAGCTGGAATTATTATCGGTCCCTCAATTTTAAATATAGTACATTCCTCGGACGGATTGGAATTTCTTGCTCAGATCGGTGTTCTGCTTTTAATGTTTCTTGCAGGACTGGAAACCGATACTGAGGAGCTTCTTTCTTCCGGTATTTCATCTACCACCATAGCGCTGGGAGGGGTAGTGTTGCCCTTTCTGATGGGCACGTATGTTGCACTTTTTATGAAAGCGAGTTTAAAAGAGGCCCTGTTTCTTGGTACAATTCTTACGGCTACTTCGGTAAGTATAACCGTTCAAACCCTCAGGGAAATGAATAAATTGAATTCCCGGGAAGGAATTACAATTATGGCTGCAGCGGTAATTGATGACGTTCTGGGTATTTTAATATTAACTGGGGTTTCAAGCTTTATTACGGGAAAAGGTAACCTGATGGAAGTTATTGTTAAGATATTAATCTTTGCCTTTGCAGTGGCAATAACGGGTTTTTTAATATTAAAATTTCAAAGGAACTTTTATAATTTAATGAGTGGAACAAGGAGCGCTACGGCTGCTCTCGTCTTTTGTTTTTTATTGTCCTTTTTTGCCGAGGAAGTGGAAATAGCTGCAATTACAGGTGCGTATTTAGCAGGAGTTTTACTTTCTAACACCCTTTACAAAGAAAAAATTATAAAACAGATAGAATCTCCGGCCTTTTTGTTTTTTACTCCGGTTTTTTTCACCAATATTGGCTTGAAAGCTGATGTAAAAACAATGTTGTCCGGTATAGCCTTCAGCTTAGCTATTATTCTGGTAGCGGTTCTTGGAAAAATAATTGGGTGCGGTTTGATTTCAAAGCTATTTAAATTTAACTGGAGGGAATCCTTGGCGGTAGGTATGGGTATGGTTCCCCGCGGGGAAGTGGCTTTAATTATAGTGGATTTGGGTCTGAAAAAAGGTATAGTGTCCCACAGGGTATTTGCCACATCGGTCCTGATGGTACTTTTTACCACCATAATTCCTCCACTGTTTTTAAAAAGCATTTTTAAAGAAGAAGCGGGGGCTCTCAAATGA